The Flavobacterium faecale genomic sequence AAATTTTGAACTGCATATAAAGAAGCAGGAATCTGACCTTCTATTTCGTTATTGAATAATGACAATGTTTCTAAATTTACCAAGGCTCCTAATTGTGCTGGCAATTCACCGGTTAACCTATTCATATAAAGACTAACATTTACCAATTTTGTCATTTGACAAATTGAAGCAGGAACTACTCCACTCAATTGATTAAAACCAAGGTCCAAAACTCTCAACTCATTCATTTTTGACAAATCAGCTGGAAGAGATCCTGAAATTTTGTTACGATATAAATTCAGTTCTTGTAAGTTGATAAGCTTAACAAGCTCAGCAGGCAACATACCGACTAAATTATTGTTAGGTAAATTTAAAGCGATCACTTTATTTCCTTCAACGGTTACGCCTTTCCAAGAAGCAACTGCTGCGGTCAAATCCCACTTTGCAGTCCAACTAGCACCGTTTGTAGCATTATACAATTTTACAAGTGCTGCTTTCTCAGATGAAGATACCTCTGCCATCATTAAAAATGAAGCTGTAAAAGTAAATAAAAGTGTGAATAATTTTTTCATGATCGCTGTTTTTACATCGTTAACATGCTCAAATATACGATTAAAGACTTGTTTGAAGTTAAAAAAATCGTTTAACTACACTTTTTAAATTATTAAGTAAGACTATTCTCTTGTTATCAACCCGGATAAAATTAAATATGTTTATAAATGTGCTACTCAAAAGGTTAATCCCTTAAAATCAACTCCATACAATCCTATAAAATACCTCGTCAACACCTATATTCTAGTAAAAATACATTTACCATAACAGAGTATTAAAATGTTGTAACGATAAAGTTCTAATTCCTAACAAACCCACTTAACTACCTAATACACAAATAAAGTACTTCAATTTTAAAGGCAAACTTTATTGAATGGACAAAACAGCACCTATTGACAAAACCAATCTAGAATAATACTAGTCAATATAATCTCAATTTGAATTGTTAAAACAATCTAACTCTTACAACTCTTCTATAGCTGTGGCCAAATCAAAATCTTTGTCGGTCACACCACCAGCATCATGCGTAGACAAGCGTATGACTACCCTCTTATACACGTTAAACAATTCTGGATGGTGATTTACTTTTTCGGCCAAAATCCCAACTTGAACAATAAAACCAAGGGCTTGAGTAAAGTTTTTAAAACCAAATTCTTTTTCTATACCATTATTGCTATACATCCAGTTATGTAAATTTGCTAACTTGGGCATTGCTTCATTCTCACTATACTTCTCCATTTCTATACTTTTTTATTGGTATAAAATTAGTTAAAATTTTCCCATTGCCTTCCTATATTAAGTTTAAATAGTAATTTAGACCATTCAAAATTGAATACTTCACCTTGGCATCAGCATTTACTTTTCAAATTTATTCTTCTACAAAAAACCTTCCTTCAAACTGGAATGATTTAGCTATCAAAAATATTTTTTTAAGTAAAGAATACTTATCTATTTTAGAAAAATCCGCCCCCGACAATATGAGTTGCTTTTTTATTGGTTTGTTCGAAAAGGAGCTTTTAGTCGGAGTATCGGTGGCGCAACATATCAACCTTAGCGATGTTAACTCGTTGGGAGATCGCGATCATTGTTTTAAAACGGCCATCAAAAATTTTCTATTTAAACGATTTATATCCAATATACTTGTCATCGGTAACAATATGTTTACTGGTCAAAATTGCTTTTGCTTTAGCGAAAAAATAGCTTTGGAAGATGGCGTTTCCATTTTACAAGATGCCACTTCTGCTTTGACAAAACAATTAAGACAAAATAACAAGAAAGTGCACCTTACGGTTTACAAAGATTTTTTGACTACCAATACTCCTTTGTTTAAAACTAAAACGTTCAAGCCCTATTACCATTTCAATACCCAACCAAATATGGTTTTTGATATAGCACCAAACTGGCATTCTATGGAAGATTACATTGGTGATTTAAACAAAAAATATAGAGATCAATACAAGCGAGCTCGAAAAAAAGCGGCTGGTATTGACAAAAGAAAAATGTCATTGGACGAAATACAAAAACAGTATTTCAGAATTAACGAACTGTATCTGAACGTTGCTAAGAATGCACCTTTCAATACTTTTTATCTTCCGGAAAATCACTTTGAAGTCTTTAAAAAGAAATTAAATGATAATTTTTTATTTTACGGTTACTTTATTGATGAGCAACTTATCGGTTTTAACACCTTAATCAAAAATGGATCTGACATTGACACCTACTTTTTAGGCTATGATGAAAACCATCAAAGAGACAAAATGTTGTATCTAAATATGCTGTATGATATGATCGCTTATTCGATTAATAAAAAATACAAGCGTATCATTTTTGCTCGAACAGCACTAGAAATTAAAAGTTCAGTAGGTGCTAAACCAGTTGAAATGATTGGATTAATTAAACACAAAAATTATTTCGTTAATTTATTGATGGAAAAAAGTTTCGCTTATTTCGAACCAAAAACAGAATGGAAAGAGAGAAATCCGTTTAAAGAAGCCGTTTAAAGTCATTAAGCAACCGTAATCTTCATTTTTGAAGGTGACATTCCCACAGTCAAAACAGTTTCTGTTCCGCAATACTCACCATCGATTTGAAAATTCACCGGACGGTTGGTCGTAATTTTAGCATAGTCTGTACTAATAATTTCAACATTTTCTGGTTCTACGACAGTTGTGCCTGAAATAATCTGTCCTAAAACAAATAGGTCCAGATTTTTAAGAATAATCAATTCGAATTTCCCATCGTTGATAACTCCTGCAGGATTGATCACCACACCCGTACCATACTTTTGAGAATTTGCCATTACAATCATTCGTGCTTCGCATTCGATCCTCATTTCATTCACTTCGATTAAAGCCCTAAACGGTTCTTCGCGATCAATAAAGGTAGAAATTGCCTGAATAACGTACCCTAACTTTCCTCGAATCGTACCATTTTCATAGTTCTTTATCAATTCGGCATTTAGACCAATATCACTAAGATGAAGACTCTTTTTACCATTGATGACAACCATATCAAGTTCGATGAATTTATCCTTAAAAATAATATCCAAACAGTCCTCTGTAGTATTTGGCAAATCCAAATCGGTAGCCAATCCATTTGCTGATCCAGCTGGCAAAATACCAAATATCACATCATCGTGTTCTAAAGCTTCTCCAACCATCTTGATTGTACCATCTCCACCGGCAATGATGATGCGCTCAGGATTTAATTCATGAAATATTTTTTTTATATTCAAAATATCGCCAGCTCCTTGGGTCTCATATAGATTAAAATTCCTATTTTTAACTGCAGTAAAAGCTGCAACAGTATCAATTAATTCTGTC encodes the following:
- a CDS encoding leucine-rich repeat domain-containing protein encodes the protein MKKLFTLLFTFTASFLMMAEVSSSEKAALVKLYNATNGASWTAKWDLTAAVASWKGVTVEGNKVIALNLPNNNLVGMLPAELVKLINLQELNLYRNKISGSLPADLSKMNELRVLDLGFNQLSGVVPASICQMTKLVNVSLYMNRLTGELPAQLGALVNLETLSLFNNEIEGQIPASLYAVQNLKVLLLNSNKLSGQLSHNIADMKSLENLSLFENNFEGQIPMELEKLNRLKEMNISYNKFSGLISRRLAVLDTLNMTMFNDKGVAVLLNVAMDIQRPLVSEE
- a CDS encoding 4a-hydroxytetrahydrobiopterin dehydratase codes for the protein MEKYSENEAMPKLANLHNWMYSNNGIEKEFGFKNFTQALGFIVQVGILAEKVNHHPELFNVYKRVVIRLSTHDAGGVTDKDFDLATAIEEL
- a CDS encoding 8-amino-7-oxononanoate synthase, with translation MSCFFIGLFEKELLVGVSVAQHINLSDVNSLGDRDHCFKTAIKNFLFKRFISNILVIGNNMFTGQNCFCFSEKIALEDGVSILQDATSALTKQLRQNNKKVHLTVYKDFLTTNTPLFKTKTFKPYYHFNTQPNMVFDIAPNWHSMEDYIGDLNKKYRDQYKRARKKAAGIDKRKMSLDEIQKQYFRINELYLNVAKNAPFNTFYLPENHFEVFKKKLNDNFLFYGYFIDEQLIGFNTLIKNGSDIDTYFLGYDENHQRDKMLYLNMLYDMIAYSINKKYKRIIFARTALEIKSSVGAKPVEMIGLIKHKNYFVNLLMEKSFAYFEPKTEWKERNPFKEAV
- a CDS encoding diacylglycerol/lipid kinase family protein, coding for MKKNILLVVNPISGDIDKTELIDTVAAFTAVKNRNFNLYETQGAGDILNIKKIFHELNPERIIIAGGDGTIKMVGEALEHDDVIFGILPAGSANGLATDLDLPNTTEDCLDIIFKDKFIELDMVVINGKKSLHLSDIGLNAELIKNYENGTIRGKLGYVIQAISTFIDREEPFRALIEVNEMRIECEARMIVMANSQKYGTGVVINPAGVINDGKFELIILKNLDLFVLGQIISGTTVVEPENVEIISTDYAKITTNRPVNFQIDGEYCGTETVLTVGMSPSKMKITVA